One Candidatus Uhrbacteria bacterium genomic region harbors:
- the truB gene encoding tRNA pseudouridine(55) synthase TruB — MLPQGILLIDKPAGMTSHDVIDVLRRQTGERRIGHAGTLDPFATGLLIVAVGRETTKTLSAYVGLDKEYEAEIILGARSQTLDPEGPVEVLGAPSLSSAQIETALQSLTGNLAQVPPMYSAIKIGGKKLYELARVGKEIERKPRAVHVKTFVLLSPPLALKDGTTKLHVCIECSSGTYIRALARDLGHALGTEAYVSVLRRTRIGPYMARDAHPVDAAR; from the coding sequence ATGCTTCCGCAAGGAATCCTCCTCATCGACAAGCCCGCAGGAATGACGTCGCACGACGTGATTGACGTCCTGCGGCGCCAAACAGGCGAGCGGCGCATTGGGCATGCCGGTACGCTCGATCCCTTTGCCACGGGTCTTTTGATCGTGGCCGTAGGACGCGAGACCACAAAAACGCTTTCCGCGTACGTTGGGCTCGACAAAGAGTACGAGGCGGAAATCATTCTCGGCGCGCGCTCGCAGACGCTTGATCCTGAAGGCCCCGTGGAAGTGCTTGGCGCCCCCTCCCTCTCTTCAGCACAGATCGAAACAGCTTTGCAGTCTCTGACGGGCAACCTTGCGCAAGTTCCGCCAATGTACTCGGCAATCAAAATAGGGGGAAAGAAACTCTACGAGCTCGCGCGCGTCGGAAAAGAAATCGAGCGCAAGCCACGCGCCGTGCACGTAAAAACATTTGTTCTTCTCTCTCCTCCCCTCGCTCTCAAAGACGGCACGACCAAACTTCACGTCTGTATAGAGTGTAGCAGCGGCACCTATATTCGCGCCCTTGCCCGAGACCTCGGGCACGCGCTGGGGACCGAGGCCTACGTATCCGTCCTCCGGCGCACGCGCATTGGGCCGTATATGGCAAGGGATGCCCACCCCGTTGACGCAGCAAGGTAG
- the rny gene encoding ribonuclease Y, with protein MSPQIIGSVVIALLAGGVVGFFLRRVTAGKKIATAEAQAEKILADVKVREQEALIKAREKALAIIDEGKKDEARRRSEITELQSRLEKREASFDQKLTELDRKSTALEDNKHRLDEETKRLEETRGEIERVKAEEVAKLQEVSGLTKEEAIARLEQSVQAEYSNALASRLRKLEQVNEEEIEAKSRQILSLAITRFAAGQSVDTTTSSVELPSDEMKGRIIGKEGRNIKTVELMTGTEIIVDETPNMITISCFSPIRRQVAKLALEELIKDGRIQPARIEEAVKNAKQTLSKEIRKAGEEALVELGIPVSSIDPKLVQILGRMKFRTSYGQNALQHSIEVATLAGLMGAELGADVFNCKKGGLFHDIGKAVDHDMQGAHPEIGYNILKKFGWPEELCYQSIAHHEDRPRTIEGAIVKAADAISGARPGARKNSLEQFIQRMEALEKTASSFDGVEKVYAIQAGREVRVFVEPKLIDDLTAFRLASDIAKKIEAELQYPGEVKITLIRETRVVEYAR; from the coding sequence ATGTCCCCACAAATTATTGGATCTGTCGTTATCGCCCTTCTTGCCGGAGGGGTAGTTGGGTTTTTCCTCCGGCGTGTCACAGCCGGTAAAAAAATCGCTACCGCCGAAGCGCAGGCCGAGAAAATCCTGGCGGACGTAAAAGTGCGCGAGCAAGAAGCGCTCATCAAAGCACGCGAGAAGGCTCTCGCGATTATTGATGAGGGAAAAAAGGACGAAGCACGCCGTCGAAGTGAGATTACCGAATTGCAATCTCGTTTGGAAAAACGCGAAGCTTCGTTCGATCAAAAACTCACCGAGCTTGACCGCAAATCCACCGCGCTTGAAGACAACAAACATCGATTAGACGAGGAGACAAAACGATTGGAGGAAACACGAGGAGAGATCGAGCGCGTGAAAGCCGAGGAGGTGGCAAAGCTCCAAGAGGTTTCCGGACTGACGAAGGAAGAGGCTATTGCACGGCTCGAGCAATCCGTGCAGGCAGAGTACAGCAATGCTCTCGCAAGCCGTCTGCGAAAACTCGAACAAGTAAACGAAGAGGAGATCGAGGCGAAAAGCCGGCAGATTCTGTCGTTGGCTATCACGCGATTCGCCGCTGGCCAGTCGGTGGACACTACAACGTCAAGCGTGGAACTTCCTTCGGATGAAATGAAAGGACGCATTATCGGTAAAGAGGGGCGCAACATTAAAACCGTTGAACTCATGACGGGCACCGAAATCATCGTGGACGAGACGCCCAACATGATCACCATCTCTTGTTTCTCTCCTATCCGCCGGCAGGTCGCCAAACTTGCGCTTGAGGAACTCATCAAGGACGGCCGTATTCAACCGGCACGCATTGAGGAGGCCGTGAAAAACGCAAAGCAGACGCTCTCAAAGGAAATCCGCAAAGCAGGCGAAGAAGCTCTGGTCGAACTTGGTATTCCCGTCTCCTCCATTGATCCAAAGCTGGTACAGATTCTTGGACGCATGAAATTCCGGACCAGCTACGGCCAGAATGCGCTTCAACACTCCATAGAAGTTGCCACTCTTGCAGGTCTGATGGGAGCGGAGCTCGGCGCCGATGTGTTCAACTGCAAAAAGGGCGGGCTCTTTCACGACATCGGCAAAGCGGTGGATCATGATATGCAGGGAGCACACCCCGAGATTGGTTATAACATATTGAAAAAGTTCGGTTGGCCCGAAGAGCTTTGCTATCAATCGATCGCGCATCACGAGGATCGCCCGCGCACCATCGAGGGCGCCATCGTAAAGGCGGCAGACGCGATTTCGGGAGCGAGACCCGGCGCGCGCAAGAATTCGCTGGAACAATTTATCCAGCGTATGGAAGCACTCGAGAAAACCGCTTCCTCATTTGACGGCGTGGAGAAAGTCTACGCCATCCAAGCGGGGCGCGAAGTGCGTGTGTTCGTGGAGCCGAAGCTCATTGACGACTTAACCGCCTTCCGTCTTGCAAGCGACATCGCTAAAAAGATCGAGGCAGAACTGCAATATCCCGGCGAGGTGAAAATCACCCTGATCCGCGAAACGCGCGTCGTTGAGTACGCCCGGTAG
- a CDS encoding YmdB family metallophosphoesterase: MTILVFGDVVGKIGREAVRLVLPKWREHYTPALILANAENLAHGAGITTKTVREMHDMGINVLTGGNHLWDKPAYADVFADPELSPMFVRPLNEVRTVPGVGARLVERGETSFAILNLMGQAFFKDAYPSPFAAVDEALEKIPPEAIVLVDVHAEATSEKALLGKYLDGRATAVWGTHTHVPSADQRLLPRGTAFATDVGMSGAHNESIGIRYDLALALMKDKKKSQLVPPENGPAEVNALLVTLDETSRRAKDILRLREIVEIP, encoded by the coding sequence ATGACGATCCTCGTCTTTGGGGACGTCGTGGGAAAAATTGGCCGCGAAGCGGTTCGTCTTGTTCTTCCCAAGTGGCGTGAGCACTATACCCCCGCGCTGATTCTGGCTAATGCAGAAAACCTCGCCCACGGGGCGGGCATCACCACAAAAACAGTGCGTGAAATGCACGACATGGGTATAAACGTGCTCACAGGGGGGAACCACCTCTGGGATAAACCGGCTTATGCGGACGTGTTTGCCGATCCAGAACTTTCACCCATGTTCGTCCGGCCCCTGAACGAAGTCCGCACCGTGCCGGGAGTTGGCGCACGTCTCGTGGAGCGCGGAGAGACATCCTTTGCTATTCTCAACTTGATGGGACAAGCTTTTTTCAAAGACGCATACCCCTCGCCGTTTGCGGCTGTTGATGAAGCTCTCGAAAAGATTCCCCCCGAAGCTATCGTGCTTGTAGACGTCCACGCAGAGGCCACCTCGGAAAAAGCGCTTCTTGGAAAATACCTCGATGGACGTGCAACAGCCGTCTGGGGTACGCATACACACGTACCTTCTGCCGACCAACGCCTTCTCCCGCGGGGTACAGCCTTTGCGACCGACGTGGGGATGAGCGGGGCCCATAACGAGTCTATCGGTATCCGGTACGACTTGGCTCTCGCGCTCATGAAGGACAAGAAAAAATCCCAGCTTGTTCCCCCGGAAAATGGCCCGGCCGAGGTAAATGCTCTGCTGGTTACCCTCGATGAAACGAGCAGGCGCGCCAAAGATATTCTCCGTCTACGGGAGATTGTCGAGATTCCTTAA
- a CDS encoding HU family DNA-binding protein yields MNKAELAMKIAERLNIQKKQAEDFIEAFEAITTATLAEGGEVTIAGFGTFSARTRAGRIGVNPQDPKEQITIPPVFVPKFKAGKALKDTLKAAGKSRGIGSASAPLPTPPSGGASGTPSPL; encoded by the coding sequence ATGAACAAAGCCGAACTCGCCATGAAGATCGCCGAGCGCCTCAATATCCAAAAGAAACAGGCAGAGGATTTCATCGAAGCTTTTGAGGCTATTACCACGGCTACGCTCGCAGAAGGAGGCGAGGTGACTATTGCCGGATTCGGCACGTTCAGCGCACGCACGCGCGCGGGACGCATTGGCGTCAACCCACAAGACCCCAAAGAACAAATTACGATTCCTCCCGTGTTTGTTCCAAAGTTTAAAGCAGGCAAGGCCCTTAAGGACACATTAAAAGCCGCGGGGAAATCCCGCGGGATCGGTTCAGCCTCTGCCCCTCTCCCTACTCCTCCTTCGGGCGGAGCGTCGGGAACGCCATCACCTCTTTGA
- the lysS gene encoding lysine--tRNA ligase, translated as MIQEEHDNIERVAIMRAAGMDPYPAEVFRTHTIGSVLLDFDGLSLRGQAVTVAGRVRLIRKHGGLTFGHVEDETGRIQFALKRDVVGEVAYDQFHQFFTMGDFIEVTGTLFKTKTAEMTISVTLSRMLAKALLPLPEKWHGLADPEARMRQRYLDFLTNPLAKDYIRKRAAIMRALRNVLEEEGFLDVETPTLQPIYGGGFARPFTTHHNALGADFYLRISDEMYLKRLIVGGFEKVYEITKVFRNEGIDRDHNPEFTMFEAQAAYKDYRWGMDIFERLFEESAKRALGTTDIVHEEAVISVARPWKRMTMVEAIHAVTGEDVLGWNEVDLAKASARKCLTEKGRAELDKLHRIGEVIGLLFEDQVEEQLIQPTIVYDYPVETSPLAKRCEDPRFVQRFEAFALGMEVGNNYTELNDPQDLWQRFVEEKKKEEAGFDEAHQTDEDYLEAIKHGFPPTCGLGIGFDRMVMLLTGAKNIKEVMAFPTLRPKEE; from the coding sequence ATGATTCAGGAAGAACATGACAATATTGAGCGCGTAGCGATCATGCGTGCGGCAGGCATGGATCCGTACCCAGCGGAGGTTTTTCGCACGCATACGATCGGGTCTGTTCTTCTGGACTTCGATGGACTTTCCTTGCGCGGGCAAGCAGTGACGGTGGCGGGGCGCGTGCGGCTTATCCGCAAGCATGGCGGCCTTACTTTTGGGCATGTGGAAGACGAGACGGGGCGCATCCAGTTTGCGCTCAAACGGGACGTGGTGGGCGAGGTGGCCTACGATCAGTTCCATCAATTTTTTACGATGGGGGATTTTATTGAAGTAACGGGCACACTTTTTAAGACGAAAACAGCAGAAATGACGATCTCCGTCACGCTCTCTCGCATGCTTGCAAAGGCCCTCCTTCCGCTTCCGGAAAAGTGGCATGGTCTTGCCGATCCCGAAGCGCGTATGCGCCAGCGTTATTTGGATTTTCTCACCAATCCTCTCGCGAAGGATTATATCCGCAAGCGCGCGGCTATTATGAGGGCCCTGCGAAATGTTCTGGAAGAGGAGGGTTTTTTGGATGTCGAGACGCCCACGCTGCAACCGATCTATGGGGGCGGATTTGCCCGTCCGTTTACAACGCATCATAACGCACTTGGCGCGGACTTTTATCTGCGCATCTCCGACGAGATGTATTTGAAACGTCTGATTGTTGGCGGTTTTGAAAAAGTCTACGAAATTACGAAAGTGTTCCGCAATGAAGGGATCGACCGCGATCACAATCCGGAGTTCACCATGTTTGAAGCGCAGGCTGCATACAAAGATTACCGGTGGGGCATGGACATCTTTGAGCGGTTGTTTGAAGAATCTGCCAAGCGCGCGCTTGGCACAACCGACATCGTGCACGAAGAGGCTGTGATTTCTGTGGCGCGTCCGTGGAAGCGCATGACGATGGTGGAAGCCATTCACGCGGTGACAGGCGAAGATGTGCTTGGCTGGAACGAAGTGGATCTCGCAAAAGCATCTGCGCGTAAATGTCTTACAGAAAAAGGGCGTGCAGAGTTGGATAAGCTTCACCGTATCGGAGAAGTGATCGGGCTGTTGTTTGAAGACCAAGTGGAGGAGCAGCTTATCCAACCCACAATCGTTTATGATTATCCCGTGGAGACATCTCCGCTTGCAAAGCGCTGTGAAGATCCTCGGTTTGTGCAGCGCTTCGAGGCGTTTGCGCTTGGGATGGAAGTTGGCAACAACTATACGGAGTTAAATGATCCGCAGGATCTTTGGCAGAGATTTGTAGAGGAAAAGAAAAAAGAAGAGGCAGGCTTCGACGAAGCCCACCAAACCGACGAGGATTATCTAGAAGCAATCAAACACGGATTCCCGCCCACGTGCGGGCTTGGCATTGGCTTCGACCGCATGGTCATGTTGCTTACGGGTGCCAAAAACATCAAAGAGGTGATGGCGTTCCCGACGCTCCGCCCGAAGGAGGAGTAG